The Nocardia arthritidis genome has a window encoding:
- a CDS encoding AraC family transcriptional regulator, which yields MFDWDLVRNTSSVHVMTQLAVERGMGAAELLAGTGLTFDMVCDGAAVVTARQEVAVIRNLLRRFGDEPGLGAEAGRRYHIALYGPWGLALLSSATVRQVIEVALGYLDLAFVFGHLSFEEGPRQSRLVFDGSEVPVDVRPFLAERITSGIQTIGRELFSAGVPAERVTYRHPAPADTARYREIFGVEPDFGAAADAIAFDSAYLDFPLPQADEWTRNTCERLCREMLERRRARLGTAGAVRDVLARNPAAPPDQAAVAAELFISSRTLARRLSEEGTSFRALVDEVRQLLAEELLGNTDMTTEQVAVRLGYADAASFIRAFRRWNGCPPKEFRQHRQSIPAAAVQY from the coding sequence ATGTTCGACTGGGATCTGGTCCGCAACACCTCCAGCGTGCATGTCATGACGCAGCTGGCGGTGGAGCGCGGTATGGGCGCTGCGGAATTGCTGGCCGGGACGGGACTGACCTTCGATATGGTGTGCGACGGTGCGGCGGTGGTGACCGCGCGGCAGGAAGTGGCGGTCATCCGGAATCTGCTGCGGCGCTTCGGCGACGAGCCCGGCCTCGGCGCGGAGGCAGGACGGCGGTATCACATCGCGCTGTACGGCCCTTGGGGTTTGGCGCTGCTGTCCAGCGCAACCGTGCGTCAGGTGATCGAGGTGGCGCTGGGTTACCTGGATTTGGCGTTCGTATTCGGCCACCTGAGTTTCGAGGAAGGGCCGCGGCAGAGCAGGTTGGTATTCGACGGTTCGGAGGTGCCGGTGGATGTGCGGCCGTTCCTGGCCGAGCGAATCACCTCCGGCATCCAGACCATCGGCAGGGAGTTGTTCTCCGCGGGCGTGCCCGCCGAGCGGGTGACCTATCGGCATCCGGCACCGGCGGATACCGCGCGTTATCGCGAGATCTTCGGTGTCGAGCCGGATTTCGGCGCCGCGGCGGATGCCATCGCCTTCGACAGCGCCTATCTGGATTTTCCGTTGCCGCAGGCCGATGAATGGACGCGCAATACCTGCGAGCGGCTGTGCCGGGAGATGCTGGAACGCCGCAGGGCCCGGCTGGGCACCGCGGGCGCGGTGCGAGATGTGTTGGCGCGCAACCCCGCCGCCCCGCCCGACCAGGCGGCCGTTGCCGCGGAGCTGTTCATCAGCTCCCGCACGCTGGCCCGCAGGCTCAGTGAGGAGGGCACCTCCTTCCGCGCGCTGGTCGACGAGGTGCGGCAACTGTTGGCCGAGGAATTACTCGGTAATACCGATATGACCACCGAACAGGTCGCGGTGCGGCTGGGTTATGCCGATGCGGCATCGTTCATTCGGGCCTTCCGCCGCTGGAATGGGTGCCCGCCCAAGGAATTCCGGCAGCATCGGCAATCGATACCCGCGGCGGCGGTTCAGTACTAG
- a CDS encoding FAD-dependent oxidoreductase translates to MSGRPVDSNAAGPGPTTCARRDGLTTTGPITNWHNAFRRFGGRTGMLSGPPLIEIREPGRAARSLMLTGPVVFGSGRNGESLADATVSPRHLRLVPSPTALSVVDLGSRDGTTVNDAPLTGRMALTSGDRIRLGSTDIVVLYAPATDPQGREDTQPQKPVGTSTSPAADPPPSRPISIANRILGIDPTGTRNLFPASTELPSRLPASLWPLVRIVSIAAYIEVVVAMFFAPAEGLFIFFGVVVPLLPGLFLIAPGGWRNSCPLAAMNQIPRALRFTRGHSPPRWLSARSYLVAMTLFFGIAGARLAGLDRNGAASGIVLLLIGVSAFTGGVLFKGKSGWCSSICPLFPLQRVYGQTPFVTVPNAHCKPCVGCAKNCFDLKPRAAYQADLADPDVAWSAPRKLFAAALPGFVLGFFTLTGHLETSVAHRYSVLALFMLVAVGLFFALDAMTSLSTVMVSVCYAAVALNIFYWFAGVTLARSFSMITGLNAPWLRWPISAVILLATILWIARTRVVELQFALSTGARTEPVLLPFPKRRSEDAGNPSEPTVSVTFEPSGAEVAGDTGMSLLDIAERGEQPIEAGCRMGICGADPVAVLDGMACLSPPGQDERNTLRRLGFGNDVRMACCARIGSGKVKVALAPQPRRGNAARPRRFDRSIVSVAVIGNGIAGMTAADFLRRGHPDCEIHLVGRESHAFYNRMGISRLMYGRSAMQGLYLLPEQWCDDHQVTAWLNTLATSIDTSARRVFLGTGDALPYDRLILAMGASSALPPIEGLSRPGCFTLREAGDALWIRSYVQQFHCDRAVVAGGGPLGLEAAYALHELGLQVTVLERGDRLLRKQLDARCSQLVREHFARIGIQVLHRAETITVTGDPAVRGVILRDDRRLDCDIFLTATGIRPNIELARAAGVPVERGVLVDDRMRTGIRDVYAAGDVAEHRGQVLGLWPIAAEQAQIAAENALGGNRSHTESLPAMLLKGVGLELFATGRVEPETGDELIVLDQPESYRRLILSEGRVVGATVLGHHPGDLAAAQQAIALRTPIPATAFSALRAGDWSALG, encoded by the coding sequence ATGAGCGGTAGGCCGGTTGACAGCAACGCCGCGGGACCGGGCCCGACCACATGCGCGCGGCGCGACGGTCTCACCACTACCGGCCCGATCACAAACTGGCACAACGCGTTCCGAAGATTCGGCGGGCGCACCGGCATGCTCAGCGGCCCGCCGTTGATCGAGATCAGAGAGCCGGGCCGCGCGGCTCGCAGTCTGATGCTCACCGGTCCGGTGGTCTTCGGCAGCGGCCGCAACGGCGAATCCCTCGCCGACGCAACGGTTTCGCCGCGACATCTGCGGTTGGTGCCGAGTCCCACCGCGCTGTCGGTGGTCGATCTCGGCAGCCGCGACGGCACCACGGTGAACGACGCCCCACTCACCGGACGAATGGCGCTGACGTCGGGTGACCGAATCCGGCTCGGCAGCACGGATATCGTCGTGCTGTACGCCCCGGCGACGGATCCGCAGGGACGCGAGGACACCCAACCCCAAAAGCCGGTCGGCACAAGCACATCCCCGGCCGCCGATCCCCCACCATCCCGGCCGATCTCGATCGCCAACCGGATACTCGGCATCGATCCGACCGGCACCCGCAATCTGTTCCCGGCGTCCACCGAGCTGCCGAGCCGACTGCCCGCATCGCTGTGGCCGCTGGTACGAATCGTGAGCATCGCCGCGTACATCGAGGTGGTCGTCGCGATGTTCTTCGCGCCCGCCGAGGGCTTGTTCATCTTCTTCGGCGTGGTGGTGCCGCTGCTGCCGGGACTGTTCCTGATCGCGCCCGGCGGATGGCGCAACAGCTGCCCGCTGGCCGCGATGAACCAGATCCCACGGGCGTTGCGCTTCACGCGCGGGCACAGTCCGCCCCGATGGCTTTCCGCCCGAAGCTATTTGGTCGCGATGACGCTGTTCTTCGGTATCGCGGGCGCGCGGCTGGCCGGCCTGGACCGCAACGGCGCGGCCTCCGGTATCGTGCTGCTGCTGATCGGTGTTTCCGCGTTCACGGGTGGTGTGCTGTTCAAGGGAAAGAGCGGCTGGTGCAGCAGTATCTGCCCGCTGTTCCCGCTACAGCGCGTCTACGGGCAGACGCCGTTCGTGACGGTGCCCAACGCGCATTGCAAACCGTGTGTCGGCTGCGCCAAGAACTGTTTCGACCTCAAACCGCGCGCCGCCTACCAGGCGGATCTGGCCGACCCCGATGTGGCGTGGAGCGCGCCGCGCAAGCTGTTCGCGGCCGCGCTGCCCGGCTTCGTGCTCGGCTTCTTCACCCTCACCGGACACCTCGAAACAAGTGTGGCACACCGATATTCGGTGCTGGCGCTGTTCATGCTCGTCGCCGTCGGACTGTTCTTCGCCCTCGATGCGATGACATCGCTGAGCACCGTGATGGTCAGCGTCTGCTACGCGGCGGTGGCGCTCAATATCTTCTACTGGTTCGCCGGAGTGACTCTGGCGCGGTCGTTCTCGATGATCACCGGCCTGAACGCGCCGTGGCTGCGCTGGCCGATCAGCGCCGTGATCCTGCTCGCGACGATCCTCTGGATAGCCAGAACCCGGGTGGTGGAACTGCAATTCGCGTTGAGCACGGGCGCCCGCACCGAGCCGGTGCTGCTCCCATTCCCGAAGCGGCGGTCCGAGGATGCCGGAAACCCGAGCGAGCCAACGGTTTCGGTCACCTTCGAACCGAGCGGCGCCGAGGTCGCGGGCGATACCGGAATGAGCCTGCTCGATATCGCCGAGCGCGGCGAACAGCCGATCGAGGCCGGCTGCCGGATGGGCATATGCGGCGCCGATCCGGTCGCGGTGCTCGACGGTATGGCGTGCCTGTCCCCACCCGGACAGGATGAGCGGAATACCTTGCGGCGGCTGGGATTCGGCAACGATGTCCGGATGGCCTGTTGTGCCCGGATCGGCAGCGGAAAGGTCAAGGTCGCGCTGGCGCCGCAGCCGCGGCGCGGAAACGCCGCCAGGCCACGGCGATTCGACCGGTCCATCGTCAGCGTCGCGGTGATCGGCAACGGTATCGCCGGGATGACCGCCGCCGACTTCCTCCGGCGCGGCCACCCGGACTGCGAAATCCACCTCGTCGGCCGGGAATCGCACGCCTTCTACAATCGGATGGGCATCTCGCGGCTGATGTACGGACGCTCGGCCATGCAGGGCCTGTATCTGTTGCCCGAGCAGTGGTGCGACGACCACCAGGTCACCGCCTGGCTGAATACCCTTGCCACCAGCATCGATACATCCGCCCGCCGGGTCTTCCTCGGCACCGGCGACGCACTGCCCTACGACCGGCTGATCCTGGCCATGGGCGCGAGCAGCGCGCTGCCGCCGATCGAAGGTCTCTCGCGGCCCGGCTGTTTCACGCTCCGCGAGGCGGGCGATGCACTGTGGATCCGCTCCTATGTGCAGCAATTCCATTGCGACCGTGCGGTTGTCGCGGGCGGCGGACCGCTCGGGCTGGAGGCCGCCTACGCCCTGCATGAGCTCGGCTTGCAGGTCACCGTGCTGGAGCGCGGGGATCGGCTGCTGCGCAAACAGCTCGACGCGCGCTGCTCGCAGCTGGTGCGGGAACATTTCGCCAGGATCGGGATCCAGGTGCTGCACCGCGCCGAAACCATCACCGTCACCGGCGATCCCGCGGTGCGCGGCGTGATCCTGCGGGACGATCGCCGACTCGACTGCGATATCTTCCTGACCGCCACCGGGATTCGGCCCAATATCGAGTTGGCCCGGGCCGCCGGTGTGCCCGTCGAGCGCGGTGTGCTGGTCGACGACCGGATGCGCACCGGCATACGCGACGTGTACGCCGCGGGCGATGTCGCCGAACATCGCGGTCAGGTGCTCGGGCTGTGGCCGATCGCGGCGGAACAGGCGCAGATCGCCGCCGAGAACGCGCTCGGCGGCAACCGGTCGCACACCGAATCGCTGCCCGCGATGCTGCTGAAAGGCGTTGGGCTGGAACTGTTCGCCACCGGACGGGTGGAACCGGAAACCGGCGACGAGCTGATCGTCCTCGACCAGCCGGAGTCCTACCGCCGGCTGATCCTGTCCGAAGGGCGGGTCGTCGGCGCCACCGTACTCGGCCACCATCCCGGCGATCTGGCGGCGGCACAGCAGGCCATCGCCCTCCGGACTCCGATCCCGGCCACCGCGTTCTCGGCGCTGCGCGCCGGAGACTGGTCCGCGCTCGGATAA
- a CDS encoding DUF2786 domain-containing protein has translation MGKNRRHRAAAQRARAGGGPADPALIEAATAEQIEYAILAGAMESARGNPRAAQHFATELAGRGPLTPELERGVDLAARHLITETYKNGWLPGDIHQAALRHVDEFAVGYLIDTIAAHIEQFAPETVDATWVSQLTEMGAARWWSPEAPHLGQWAGKQLLIPAEALTTVIEALALLFRFPELALIRPLPGTAQPPTAPHRAVDEKVLGRVRGLLAKAESTDFPDEAETLSAKAQELMTKYAIDRALIDAETSAPDLPGARRLWLQTPYVDAKALLVDAVAEANRCRAIFFAEWGFVTIVGDEGDLDVVELLTTSLLVQATRAMIASGSDTGRDSHSRSRSFRKSFLIAYATRIGERLSRINEDTIAKSAEPERLLPVLASHQLKVDDAFDALFPTVAAARVSAGSAAGWAAGREAADRAQLVARRPVGKQRG, from the coding sequence ATGGGTAAGAATCGGCGGCATCGGGCGGCCGCGCAGCGGGCTCGGGCGGGCGGCGGGCCCGCGGATCCGGCGCTCATCGAGGCGGCGACCGCGGAGCAGATCGAATACGCGATTCTCGCGGGCGCCATGGAGTCCGCGCGCGGAAATCCGCGCGCCGCACAACATTTCGCGACGGAACTGGCCGGACGCGGACCGCTCACACCGGAGCTGGAGCGGGGTGTGGATCTGGCCGCCCGGCACCTCATCACCGAGACATACAAGAACGGGTGGCTGCCCGGGGATATCCATCAGGCGGCCCTGCGGCACGTCGACGAGTTCGCGGTCGGCTATCTGATCGACACCATCGCCGCTCATATCGAGCAGTTCGCTCCCGAAACAGTTGATGCGACGTGGGTTTCGCAGCTCACGGAGATGGGGGCCGCGCGCTGGTGGTCGCCCGAAGCTCCCCATCTGGGTCAATGGGCGGGTAAACAGCTGCTGATCCCGGCCGAAGCGCTGACCACGGTAATCGAGGCGCTGGCCCTACTCTTCCGATTCCCGGAGCTGGCACTCATCCGGCCTTTGCCCGGTACCGCGCAACCACCTACCGCACCGCATCGCGCCGTCGACGAGAAGGTACTGGGCCGAGTTCGGGGTTTGCTCGCGAAGGCGGAGTCCACCGACTTCCCGGACGAGGCCGAGACCTTGTCGGCGAAGGCGCAGGAACTCATGACGAAATACGCGATCGACCGCGCGTTGATCGATGCCGAGACCAGCGCGCCCGATCTGCCGGGCGCGCGCAGGCTTTGGTTGCAGACCCCGTATGTCGACGCCAAGGCCCTCCTCGTCGACGCGGTCGCCGAGGCCAACCGTTGCCGCGCGATCTTCTTCGCCGAATGGGGCTTCGTGACCATCGTCGGCGATGAAGGCGATCTCGATGTCGTCGAGCTGTTGACGACATCGTTGCTCGTCCAGGCGACCAGAGCGATGATCGCCAGCGGGAGTGACACCGGACGCGACAGCCATTCCCGCAGCCGGTCATTCCGCAAATCGTTCCTTATCGCCTACGCCACCCGCATCGGCGAGCGACTGAGCAGGATCAACGAGGACACGATCGCGAAATCCGCCGAGCCCGAACGCTTGTTGCCGGTCCTGGCGTCCCACCAACTGAAGGTGGACGACGCCTTCGACGCCCTGTTCCCCACGGTCGCGGCGGCGCGCGTCTCGGCGGGCAGCGCCGCGGGCTGGGCGGCGGGTCGCGAAGCCGCCGACCGTGCCCAGCTGGTGGCCCGGCGCCCGGTCGGAAAGCAACGCGGGTAA
- a CDS encoding phage tail protein — translation MSYIVDFDTVSTVGLESSPVAAALAGLRANEARYFKNKYDHVFTVEPASEARTTIDWVNHILEKERGIVISARPLEATAFQVENIRIAYVFYESGLSINVMYTLDDAKKRAVGFKLSDGMEIPAELASFKFARQKSKLAGTIRGSYFVIKNEY, via the coding sequence ATGTCCTATATCGTCGACTTCGATACCGTATCGACCGTCGGTCTGGAATCCTCGCCGGTCGCGGCCGCGCTCGCCGGTTTGCGGGCGAACGAGGCCCGATACTTCAAGAACAAATACGATCACGTCTTCACGGTGGAACCCGCGAGCGAGGCCCGGACGACCATTGATTGGGTGAACCACATCCTCGAGAAAGAACGCGGCATCGTCATCTCCGCACGCCCGCTCGAGGCCACGGCCTTCCAGGTCGAGAACATCCGGATCGCCTACGTCTTCTACGAAAGCGGCCTCTCGATCAACGTGATGTACACCCTCGACGATGCCAAGAAACGCGCGGTCGGATTCAAACTCTCCGACGGTATGGAAATCCCCGCCGAACTCGCGTCGTTCAAGTTCGCCAGGCAGAAGTCGAAGCTGGCCGGAACCATTCGCGGGTCCTACTTCGTCATCAAGAACGAATACTGA
- a CDS encoding phytanoyl-CoA dioxygenase family protein, whose translation MTLDRKQITRFIDDGFIRLEAVFSRTIAQQCVETIWPDTGCDPNNPVTWTKPLVRLPGYDTEPFRTAARMPVLEQAFDQLVGHGRWVRRSGFGAIPVRFPHPDPPHDDYWHFEGSYLPEGWTGHSFTNYRSRARALFMLVLFTDVTDLDAPTRIRVGSHLAVPGRLYRYGDTGIDATRIDETGILDATNDLPVVHATGHAGDIYLCHPFLIHAAQAHRGSTPRFIATPTLEPAVPLDIDRAHSPVEAAIRLGLDSRWAPAGDSRSPDAVRP comes from the coding sequence GTGACACTCGACCGGAAACAGATCACCAGGTTCATCGACGATGGATTCATCCGTCTGGAAGCGGTCTTCTCTCGCACGATCGCTCAGCAGTGTGTGGAAACCATCTGGCCCGACACCGGCTGCGATCCGAACAATCCGGTGACCTGGACGAAGCCGCTGGTGCGATTACCCGGATACGACACCGAACCATTCCGCACCGCCGCCCGAATGCCCGTGCTAGAGCAGGCTTTCGACCAATTGGTTGGTCACGGCCGATGGGTGCGCAGGTCCGGGTTCGGGGCCATTCCGGTTCGCTTTCCGCATCCCGATCCGCCGCACGATGATTACTGGCACTTCGAGGGCAGTTATCTACCTGAGGGCTGGACAGGTCATTCGTTCACCAATTACCGTTCCCGGGCCAGGGCACTGTTCATGCTCGTATTGTTCACCGACGTCACCGATCTCGACGCCCCCACCCGGATTCGTGTCGGCTCCCACCTGGCCGTACCCGGCCGCCTGTATCGCTACGGCGATACAGGCATCGATGCCACCCGAATCGACGAGACCGGAATTCTGGACGCCACCAACGATTTACCGGTCGTGCACGCCACCGGCCACGCGGGCGATATCTACCTGTGTCATCCATTCTTGATCCACGCCGCCCAAGCGCACCGCGGCAGCACGCCGCGCTTCATCGCCACACCGACGCTGGAACCGGCGGTGCCGCTGGATATCGACCGCGCCCACTCACCCGTCGAAGCCGCCATCAGACTCGGGCTCGACTCGCGGTGGGCGCCCGCCGGGGACTCCCGGAGCCCAGATGCGGTGCGCCCATAG